A single window of Gossypium arboreum isolate Shixiya-1 chromosome 13, ASM2569848v2, whole genome shotgun sequence DNA harbors:
- the LOC108461906 gene encoding PRA1 family protein A1-like, producing MDWGNVTAEDLIEALREVDWSSPPRPLSEFFSRFTVPRSSAKWNSRLKCNLYYYRTNYFILIVLIVGLGFLRRPVAVLAAILTALSIAFLNDSFAGTFSEKVTRIVRQFSPHLAAKMRPPLTPVIRGRPSSKRTIHICGRPCWVFVFIFSSVSFILWYVSCGLLTVLWALAIALLATVLHASFRTPNLKARLNTFREEFRAVWRNYSEL from the exons atgGATTGGGGAAACGTGACCGCTGAGGATCTGATCGAAGCGCTTCGAGAAGTTGACTGGTCATCACCGCCGCGTCCTCTCTCCGAATTCTTCTCCAGATTCACCGTCCCTCGATCATCCGCCAAATGGAACAGCCGCCTTAAATGCAATCTCTACTA CTATCGAACCAATTATTTCATTTTGATTGTTCTCATTGTTG GTTTGGGATTCTTGAGGAGGCCGGTTGCTGTTTTAGCTGCGATTTTAACAGCGCTTAGCATCGCTTTTCTGAATGATAG TTTCGCTGGTACTTTTAGTGAGAAGGTGACTAGAATAGTGAGGCAATTCTCTCCACATTTAGCAGCTAAAATGAGGCCTCCCTTAAc TCCTGTTATTCGTGGACGTCCATCATCTAAAAGAACAATTCACATATGTGGTCGGCCTTGTTGGGTTTTTGTCTTCATATTCTCTTCTG TGAGTTTCATCCTTTGGTATGTATCTTGTGGTCTCTTGACTGTGCTATGGGCACTTGCCATTGCACTTCTTG CCACTGTCCTTCATGCAAGTTTTAGAACACCGAACCTGAAGGCTCGTCTTAACACTTTCCGTGAGGAATTTCGTGCAGTTTGGCGCAATTACAGTGAACTATAA